Proteins found in one Nocardia brasiliensis ATCC 700358 genomic segment:
- a CDS encoding glycosyltransferase family 2 protein: MTPPTTVVTLAAGRTGHLRNQFRGLAASTIQPDEHIVVAMGDPAVLDLARRHGAHGVWLDAWTPRLPLARARNLGARTALARGAELLVFLDVDCIPSPGLLARYQAAADAEPRLLCGPVTYLPPAPPGGYDLSALHRQRDPHPARPDPPARTHADSTDFDLFWSLSFAMTAETWRRVGGFCTRYRGYGGEDTDFAYKAAAVGARLRWVGGADAYHQHHPVSDPPIEHLDEILANATTFHRRWSRWPMRGWLDGFAAAGHIAYDDAAQRWNLVRTPVDSTAVGHR, translated from the coding sequence ATGACTCCCCCGACCACCGTCGTCACCCTGGCGGCGGGACGAACCGGTCACCTGCGCAACCAGTTTCGCGGTCTCGCCGCGAGCACCATCCAGCCGGACGAGCACATCGTGGTGGCCATGGGCGATCCCGCCGTCCTCGACCTCGCCCGCCGGCACGGCGCGCACGGCGTCTGGCTGGACGCGTGGACGCCCCGGCTGCCCCTGGCCCGGGCACGCAATCTAGGAGCCAGGACGGCGCTCGCGCGGGGCGCGGAACTGCTGGTCTTCCTCGACGTGGACTGTATTCCGAGTCCCGGGCTGCTCGCCCGCTACCAAGCCGCGGCGGACGCCGAGCCACGGCTGCTGTGCGGGCCCGTGACCTACCTCCCGCCCGCCCCGCCCGGCGGCTACGACCTGTCCGCGCTGCACCGGCAGCGCGACCCGCATCCGGCGCGACCGGACCCACCGGCGCGAACCCACGCCGACAGCACGGATTTCGACCTGTTCTGGTCGCTCTCGTTCGCGATGACCGCCGAGACCTGGCGCCGGGTGGGCGGCTTCTGCACCCGCTATCGGGGTTACGGCGGCGAAGACACCGACTTCGCCTACAAGGCGGCGGCCGTGGGCGCGCGCCTGCGCTGGGTGGGCGGCGCGGACGCCTATCATCAACACCACCCGGTCTCGGACCCGCCGATCGAACACCTCGACGAAATACTCGCCAACGCAACAACTTTCCATCGTCGCTGGTCGCGCTGGCCGATGCGGGGCTGGCTCGACGGCTTCGCCGCCGCCGGGCACATCGCCTACGACGACGCGGCGCAGCGCTGGAACCTGGTCCGCACACCCGTCGACAGCACTGCCGTCGGACATCGATAG
- a CDS encoding F0F1 ATP synthase subunit epsilon, protein MQRSSGRDPRLRTARGLAVVLEVPGYREFVFSADRVRVPTVDGVQVLEPGHDRMDVALDIGVLTVRAGAREWLAALHGGELRAVDDEIRLTAQGLEFAERIDVVRARTAQTDAAQRLTDDRSDDAARAALQRANVRLAVAARVHC, encoded by the coding sequence ATGCAACGGAGTTCCGGCCGCGACCCGCGGTTGCGCACCGCCCGAGGTCTGGCGGTCGTCCTGGAGGTGCCCGGTTACCGGGAATTCGTCTTCAGTGCCGACCGGGTGCGGGTGCCCACCGTCGACGGCGTCCAGGTGCTCGAGCCGGGCCACGACCGGATGGACGTGGCCCTCGACATCGGGGTGCTCACGGTGCGGGCGGGCGCGCGGGAGTGGCTGGCGGCGCTGCACGGTGGCGAGCTACGCGCGGTCGACGACGAGATCCGCTTGACGGCACAGGGATTGGAGTTCGCGGAACGTATCGATGTGGTCCGCGCACGCACCGCGCAGACCGACGCGGCCCAGCGGCTGACCGATGATCGCTCGGATGATGCGGCCCGAGCGGCCCTGCAGCGCGCGAATGTTCGGCTCGCGGTCGCGGCGCGCGTGCACTGCTGA